In Flavobacterium sp. WV_118_3, one DNA window encodes the following:
- a CDS encoding RHS repeat-associated core domain-containing protein codes for MINDKKIPEFEKTDMPETGLVAFNADVLSYSDYYPFGMLQDARHGSKANYRYGFNGMEKDDELKGEGNSYDFGARMYDSRVGRWFAVDPLAHNFPFESQYGFTSQNPIIYNDPDGKNKYLTINILDENTGIRTEIKIVIDTETLQKVRRDVGPKGHAEYVYDWHDINIIHNVIRKKDGSFEMDGNAKKVLGDKKTTTPFDWGESYANTQAQVFSLMEEKPSKWSGGIAWYSKNGQGEEVRIGKKENVQFEEGDGLISLIKGGRNIGFNGPKSLEKVLDNATLDKIHKVAKKIAEGMKLGMTIAKTSEKIQKKNDKILQKKREFGAQNAKHESSNDAFRLSEPDSVTRTYYNKDGDQMNSERIKNPIRE; via the coding sequence GTGATCAACGATAAAAAGATCCCGGAGTTTGAAAAAACAGACATGCCAGAAACCGGTTTAGTAGCTTTTAATGCCGACGTTCTTAGTTATTCGGATTATTATCCTTTTGGAATGCTCCAGGATGCAAGACATGGTTCTAAAGCAAATTATCGTTATGGGTTTAATGGAATGGAGAAAGATGATGAGTTAAAAGGTGAGGGGAATAGTTATGATTTTGGAGCTAGGATGTATGATTCGAGAGTGGGAAGGTGGTTTGCTGTTGATCCACTAGCTCATAATTTTCCATTTGAATCACAGTATGGATTCACAAGTCAAAATCCTATTATTTATAATGATCCTGATGGGAAAAACAAGTATCTTACCATAAATATACTTGATGAAAATACTGGTATAAGAACAGAAATTAAAATTGTTATAGATACGGAGACTTTGCAAAAAGTAAGACGTGATGTAGGTCCTAAAGGGCATGCTGAATATGTTTATGATTGGCATGATATAAATATTATTCATAATGTTATAAGAAAAAAAGATGGTTCATTTGAAATGGATGGCAATGCTAAAAAAGTCTTAGGGGATAAAAAAACGACTACGCCATTTGACTGGGGAGAATCATACGCTAATACACAAGCACAAGTTTTCTCGCTTATGGAAGAGAAACCATCAAAATGGTCTGGAGGAATAGCGTGGTATTCAAAAAATGGACAAGGAGAAGAGGTTAGGATTGGAAAAAAAGAAAATGTTCAATTTGAAGAAGGAGATGGTTTGATATCACTTATTAAAGGCGGAAGAAATATAGGTTTTAATGGGCCAAAATCTTTGGAGAAAGTATTGGATAATGCAACTTTGGATAAAATTCATAAAGTAGCGAAAAAAATAGCTGAAGGTATGAAGCTCGGAATGACAATAGCTAAAACATCAGAAAAGATTCAGAAGAAAAACGATAAAATTTTACAAAAAAAACGTGAATTTGGCGCTCAAAATGCAAAACATGAATCATCTAATGACGCATTTAGATTGTCAGAACCAGATAGTGTGACTAGAACCTACTATAATAAAGACGGTGATCAGATGAATTC